One genomic window of Bacillota bacterium includes the following:
- a CDS encoding DUF1116 domain-containing protein, whose amino-acid sequence MGQQSLLGQTLKVINVGTPAFNADLRLQGVPHVHLDWRPPAEGDVELLAVLSRLAQHRAEIESANDEVLRHVKAATGRLVGVKRARDVVVGMGERTILHAGPPVDWENMVGPMRGAIMGALVYEGWAKDKDEAANLAKSGEVRFAPCHEHGAVGPMAGIVSPSMPVHILHDPVHGNYAYCTINEGLGKVLRYGAYSEEVLARLGWIEKEFAPVLDQALTLAGGIDVGGIVAQALHMGDECHNRNKASTGLFLREIMGWVLKTTFSLPQKQAVLEFIKANDHYFLNLSMPYCKVTLQAGHGVPKASIITIMARNGFEFGIKISSSDQWFTGPANYISGLLFPGFSKEDAAPDIGDSAITETLGIGGFAMGGAPAIVKFVGGSVQDAHNYSLKMHEICHGENSAFTLPALDFKPTPLGIDIIKVVETGVLPIINTGMAHKEPGVGQVGAGLVSPPFKCFRDALVDFAATLDKG is encoded by the coding sequence ATGGGGCAGCAAAGTTTACTGGGACAAACACTCAAAGTCATCAATGTTGGTACTCCCGCCTTTAACGCAGATTTGCGGCTACAGGGGGTTCCCCATGTGCACTTGGACTGGCGACCACCCGCCGAGGGCGATGTCGAACTGTTGGCGGTATTATCACGCCTGGCGCAGCATAGAGCGGAGATCGAGAGCGCCAACGACGAGGTGCTGCGCCATGTTAAGGCTGCGACAGGACGGTTAGTGGGGGTCAAGCGTGCTCGCGATGTGGTCGTGGGTATGGGCGAGCGGACTATCTTGCATGCTGGACCACCTGTTGACTGGGAAAACATGGTGGGTCCTATGCGGGGAGCTATCATGGGAGCCTTAGTTTACGAGGGCTGGGCTAAAGATAAAGACGAGGCGGCTAATCTCGCCAAAAGTGGCGAGGTGCGCTTTGCCCCCTGCCATGAGCACGGGGCGGTAGGGCCGATGGCGGGCATTGTATCGCCCTCCATGCCCGTGCATATCTTGCATGACCCAGTGCATGGCAATTATGCCTACTGCACTATAAACGAAGGGCTAGGCAAGGTGCTGCGCTATGGGGCTTACAGCGAAGAGGTCTTGGCGAGACTTGGGTGGATTGAAAAAGAGTTCGCACCAGTACTAGACCAAGCCCTAACTCTTGCGGGCGGCATCGACGTGGGGGGGATTGTCGCGCAGGCACTGCACATGGGCGATGAGTGCCACAACCGCAATAAAGCTTCTACCGGCTTGTTTCTGCGTGAAATTATGGGCTGGGTGCTAAAAACCACTTTCTCTTTGCCGCAAAAACAAGCCGTCCTCGAGTTTATCAAGGCCAATGACCATTACTTTCTTAACTTGTCCATGCCCTACTGCAAAGTGACCTTGCAAGCAGGTCACGGCGTGCCAAAAGCGAGTATCATCACCATTATGGCGCGCAACGGCTTTGAGTTTGGTATAAAAATAAGCAGCTCCGATCAGTGGTTTACTGGGCCTGCCAACTATATTTCCGGCTTGCTCTTTCCCGGGTTCAGCAAAGAAGACGCTGCGCCAGATATCGGCGACAGCGCCATTACCGAGACCCTAGGGATCGGTGGCTTTGCGATGGGTGGCGCACCGGCGATCGTAAAATTTGTGGGTGGTAGCGTGCAAGATGCCCATAACTATTCACTCAAGATGCACGAAATCTGCCATGGTGAAAACAGCGCCTTCACCCTACCTGCGCTTGATTTCAAGCCCACTCCCCTCGGCATAGATATCATCAAGGTTGTCGAAACCGGGGTCTTGCCCATCATTAACACGGGCATGGCGCATAAGGAGCCGGGCGTAGGACAAGTGGGGGCAGGGCTTGTGTCGCCACCCTTTAAGTGCTTTCGCGACGCCCTCGTGGACTTTGCTGCGACCCTTGACAAGGGATGA
- a CDS encoding ABC transporter permease: protein MQRHLVAFRVILYRNIIELKRYAFNTLSMIVSMYAMFMILFFGAQHLGGAALAAGNTLEGMLVGYLLWTLSIMAYSELSWDLNAQAQVGTLEQLYISPFGFSLLNAYSLLCNLVLQFGYAAIMLGLLLVSTGKELHIDLVSIVPIFALALMSAYGVGFAVGGLALVYKRIQAFFSIFQFVFLAFLTVPWAQFPWARFLPLSMANFLLREVMIHGKRLWELESVHLVTLVGVGVFYLGLGVLLFGVSERIARSKGLLGHY, encoded by the coding sequence ATGCAACGGCACCTCGTAGCCTTTAGAGTGATTCTCTACCGCAATATTATTGAGCTTAAGCGCTATGCCTTTAACACGCTCTCGATGATCGTGTCCATGTATGCCATGTTCATGATCCTGTTTTTTGGAGCGCAGCACTTAGGCGGCGCAGCACTAGCCGCAGGGAACACTCTAGAGGGCATGCTCGTCGGCTACCTTTTGTGGACGCTGTCGATCATGGCCTACAGTGAGCTTTCCTGGGACTTAAATGCCCAAGCGCAAGTAGGAACGCTAGAGCAACTATATATTTCTCCCTTTGGTTTTAGTCTGCTTAATGCCTACAGCCTGCTCTGCAACTTGGTACTACAGTTTGGCTACGCAGCGATTATGTTGGGGCTGCTCTTAGTTAGCACGGGAAAAGAGCTCCACATCGATTTAGTTAGCATTGTGCCTATCTTTGCCCTCGCATTGATGTCGGCCTACGGCGTCGGTTTTGCCGTGGGGGGCTTAGCCCTCGTTTACAAGCGCATACAAGCCTTTTTCTCCATTTTTCAATTCGTTTTCTTGGCCTTTCTCACTGTGCCGTGGGCACAGTTCCCCTGGGCTCGCTTCTTGCCCCTTTCTATGGCCAACTTCCTGCTGCGCGAGGTTATGATTCATGGCAAGCGCCTGTGGGAATTAGAGTCCGTCCACCTCGTGACCTTGGTCGGTGTGGGAGTATTTTACTTAGGGCTAGGCGTGCTGCTTTTCGGCGTCAGTGAACGCATAGCCCGTAGCAAGGGGTTGCTAGGGCACTACTAG
- a CDS encoding XdhC family protein: protein MTDREIYGALWEQLRQGKSAVLVSSARQRALYSLSGSAKEVTLELLGTTFGDAVLPPLETKTRSALLSQARAPQLVVQFQLAPGDTDTYVAIVYSPPARLIVCGGGHISQPLVKMAALLDFVVTVIDDRPFFANAARFPEAAEVICGPFDQALASLILTRQTYAVVVTRGHRHDAMCVRQLILANIAYLGMIGSRRRVREMREVFLAEGFANERVAALYAPIGLEINAETPAEIAVSILAEITSLKNRPSRSIAPWAGGCAADLAVVQAVTKEDQATPLAVATIVSTWGSAPRKAGAQMLIYPDGRTVGTIGGGCVEADVRRKALTVIADGCPEWYAIDMTGPVMEDEGLACGGKMLVLIERV from the coding sequence ATGACTGACAGGGAGATTTACGGAGCCTTGTGGGAGCAGCTTAGGCAGGGGAAATCTGCCGTGCTGGTCAGTTCGGCGCGGCAGAGAGCACTTTATTCTCTATCCGGTAGCGCCAAGGAAGTCACCTTAGAGCTGCTCGGCACTACTTTCGGGGACGCTGTGCTGCCCCCCTTAGAGACTAAGACGCGCAGTGCGCTCTTGTCGCAGGCACGCGCTCCACAGCTTGTGGTGCAGTTTCAACTTGCTCCTGGCGATACCGACACCTATGTGGCCATAGTGTATTCACCACCAGCGCGGCTCATTGTCTGTGGGGGCGGTCATATTTCGCAGCCTCTCGTTAAGATGGCAGCCTTGCTCGACTTTGTAGTCACGGTCATTGATGACCGCCCTTTCTTTGCTAACGCTGCGCGTTTCCCCGAGGCGGCAGAGGTGATTTGCGGGCCGTTTGACCAAGCACTCGCCTCCCTCATCTTGACTCGCCAAACTTACGCCGTGGTCGTCACGCGCGGGCATCGCCATGATGCCATGTGCGTGCGTCAACTTATCCTGGCAAACATTGCTTACCTTGGCATGATCGGTAGTCGCCGCAGGGTGCGTGAAATGCGCGAAGTGTTCCTCGCTGAGGGCTTCGCTAACGAAAGAGTGGCTGCTCTCTACGCCCCTATTGGGTTAGAAATCAATGCTGAGACACCTGCCGAAATCGCCGTTAGTATTCTGGCTGAGATTACTAGCCTCAAGAATCGTCCCTCGCGGTCGATAGCCCCGTGGGCAGGGGGATGTGCCGCTGATCTGGCGGTGGTACAAGCAGTTACGAAGGAAGACCAAGCCACGCCTCTCGCAGTAGCCACCATCGTCAGTACATGGGGGTCTGCACCGCGTAAGGCAGGGGCGCAGATGCTCATCTATCCTGACGGTAGGACAGTGGGTACGATTGGCGGGGGCTGTGTAGAGGCCGACGTGCGCCGTAAGGCTCTAACAGTCATAGCAGATGGCTGCCCGGAGTGGTATGCCATCGATATGACAGGCCCGGTGATGGAAGACGAAGGTTTAGCCTGCGGTGGTAAGATGCTGGTCTTAATAGAGCGGGTGTAA
- a CDS encoding EF2563 family selenium-dependent molybdenum hydroxylase system protein, whose product MKKPLVVIRGAGDLATGVAQRLWRAGFGLLLLEQELPTVVRRTVSLASACYCGQVQVEDLCGVLVKDRLPTDSKDAWAFLHSYWSAGQIPLIIDATTHTIEALKPQVVVDAIMAKQATGTHRGLAPRVVALGPGFTAGVDVHAVVETNRGHHLGRVLLAGSAEANTGCPAPVAGASWQRLLRAPRDGEWWPEKSIGDLVACGERVGLVCRDGVHQEVLAAWAGRIRGLLFPRLWVAAGQKIGDIDPSASYEDCFTISDKARAIGGGVLEAVMWLEQLEEREESSRS is encoded by the coding sequence TTGAAAAAGCCACTTGTCGTCATACGCGGTGCAGGTGACCTCGCCACAGGTGTTGCCCAGAGGCTGTGGCGGGCAGGTTTTGGGCTCCTCCTGCTAGAGCAAGAATTGCCTACGGTAGTTAGGCGGACGGTATCTTTGGCTTCTGCTTGCTACTGTGGGCAGGTGCAGGTGGAAGACCTTTGTGGCGTACTAGTTAAAGACAGATTGCCTACCGATTCTAAGGACGCGTGGGCTTTTTTGCATAGCTATTGGTCCGCAGGGCAGATTCCCCTGATTATTGATGCTACCACACACACTATAGAAGCGTTAAAGCCACAGGTGGTCGTAGATGCCATAATGGCCAAGCAGGCCACCGGTACGCACCGTGGGTTAGCGCCAAGAGTGGTGGCACTAGGCCCGGGTTTTACCGCTGGGGTCGATGTGCATGCCGTAGTAGAGACTAACCGTGGGCATCACTTAGGGCGCGTTCTATTAGCGGGTAGTGCAGAGGCGAACACCGGTTGCCCGGCTCCCGTGGCGGGTGCAAGTTGGCAAAGGCTCTTGCGCGCACCGCGCGACGGGGAGTGGTGGCCAGAGAAGAGCATCGGCGACCTAGTCGCTTGTGGAGAGAGGGTAGGCCTAGTGTGTCGTGATGGTGTGCACCAAGAGGTGCTCGCCGCATGGGCAGGCAGAATTAGGGGCTTGCTCTTCCCCCGTCTATGGGTCGCGGCGGGCCAGAAGATAGGTGATATAGACCCCTCTGCCTCTTATGAAGACTGTTTTACTATCTCGGACAAGGCTCGCGCCATTGGTGGAGGAGTGCTGGAGGCCGTAATGTGGTTAGAGCAACTAGAAGAGCGAGAGGAGAGTAGTCGTTCATGA
- a CDS encoding carbohydrate kinase family protein — protein MPMSRPDPYVVVIGGAAIDITGFPRGPFHLGDSNPGRISTASGGVGRNIAENLARLGIPVKMLTALGDDDLGHRLREESERIGIDLTHALMPKDECTATYLAIVDEEGDMKAAIASMDIFEHITPDYVRGHDSLLRSAAAIVVDANLSQPVLTMIAEEYGDCPLFVDTVSSSKAAKLKPVLGAFHTIKPNRYEAEFLSGQGIHTADDLLAVKNWFITQGVKRVFISLGPGGVVYGDELTYAQISPAPLKMVNSTGAGDAFMAGLVYGYLHNYTLEATALFAQAMAALTARSPRTVHPEMSLTRVQSMLPSENPLGEERSNTNAHA, from the coding sequence ATGCCCATGTCGCGACCAGACCCTTATGTAGTGGTTATCGGCGGTGCAGCCATCGATATTACCGGCTTCCCGCGGGGGCCTTTTCACCTCGGCGACTCAAACCCCGGGCGCATAAGTACGGCGTCGGGAGGCGTGGGCCGCAACATCGCGGAGAACCTCGCTCGCCTCGGCATCCCTGTTAAAATGTTAACTGCTCTAGGTGATGATGACCTTGGTCACCGCCTACGTGAAGAGAGCGAAAGAATCGGCATAGACCTTACTCACGCACTTATGCCTAAAGACGAGTGCACGGCTACCTACCTAGCCATTGTGGACGAAGAGGGAGATATGAAGGCGGCTATCGCCAGCATGGATATCTTCGAGCACATTACCCCCGACTATGTGCGCGGGCACGACAGTCTGCTACGCAGTGCGGCGGCCATTGTCGTAGACGCTAATCTCAGCCAGCCCGTACTGACAATGATTGCCGAGGAGTATGGCGACTGCCCACTATTCGTGGACACTGTTTCTTCAAGTAAAGCCGCGAAACTAAAGCCTGTGCTGGGGGCCTTTCACACCATAAAACCAAACAGGTACGAGGCGGAGTTTCTTTCCGGCCAAGGCATCCATACTGCAGACGACCTCTTAGCCGTAAAGAATTGGTTTATCACGCAGGGTGTCAAACGGGTATTCATCAGTCTAGGGCCAGGCGGTGTAGTGTATGGCGACGAGCTGACCTACGCCCAAATTAGCCCTGCCCCTCTCAAAATGGTAAACTCCACTGGCGCCGGAGACGCCTTTATGGCCGGACTAGTATACGGATACCTGCACAATTACACACTTGAGGCCACCGCCCTGTTCGCACAGGCCATGGCCGCCTTGACAGCGCGCTCACCTAGAACCGTACACCCCGAGATGTCATTAACACGCGTGCAGAGTATGCTACCAAGCGAAAATCCCCTAGGAGAAGAGAGGAGTAATACTAATGCTCATGCATAA
- a CDS encoding pseudouridine-5'-phosphate glycosidase: MLMHKHLDLSPEVQAALAAGRPVVALESTIISHGMPFPHNVETARRVEDIVRSGGAVPATCAVVKGRLKAGLTEEEMLHLAQSNSVIKASRRDLPYLIAEGLDGATTVASTMIIAALAGIQVFVTGGIGGVHRGATETFDISADLAELAQTNVVVVCAGCKSILDIGLTLEYLETQGVPVLGYQTPDFPAFYTRKSGFAVDYMAESALAVAKTAQAKWELGLQGGIVVANPIPAEFAMDEAEIARAIDSALREAEVRGIRGKEATPFLLSQVTEVTGGQSLNANMELIYNNAAVGAQIAAELAALRFPRQKEPSLLSDVEAFIEIPKGSTNKYEFSTERNMFFLDRALFSPMHYPAEYGFIPETLADDGDPMDIMVLMMNSTFPGCVIRARVIGMFLMEDDKGTDVKVISVPVNDPRFTEMTDISHMGSHLKKEFEHFFSQYKQLEGKAVTVHGWADREHAIAEIERARAGYLEFAARR; the protein is encoded by the coding sequence ATGCTCATGCATAAACACTTAGATCTCAGCCCGGAAGTGCAAGCTGCCCTAGCGGCAGGCAGGCCTGTGGTCGCTTTAGAGAGTACGATAATTTCTCACGGCATGCCTTTCCCGCACAATGTAGAAACTGCCCGGCGCGTGGAGGACATAGTGCGCTCTGGCGGCGCTGTCCCCGCAACCTGCGCTGTTGTCAAGGGCCGACTGAAGGCCGGCCTGACGGAAGAAGAAATGCTGCATCTCGCTCAATCTAATTCTGTGATCAAAGCCTCACGGCGCGACCTACCCTACCTCATCGCGGAGGGCCTAGACGGGGCTACGACTGTGGCCTCGACGATGATTATCGCTGCCCTCGCTGGTATACAGGTTTTTGTTACCGGCGGCATTGGGGGCGTACACCGCGGTGCGACGGAGACTTTTGATATTTCGGCAGACTTGGCAGAATTAGCACAGACAAATGTAGTTGTTGTCTGCGCCGGCTGCAAATCAATTTTAGACATCGGGCTGACCCTAGAATACTTAGAGACACAGGGGGTGCCTGTACTCGGCTACCAAACACCCGACTTCCCTGCCTTTTACACCAGGAAGAGCGGCTTTGCCGTTGATTACATGGCCGAAAGCGCTCTAGCAGTTGCCAAGACGGCGCAAGCGAAATGGGAGCTAGGGCTACAAGGCGGTATTGTCGTGGCCAACCCCATTCCCGCAGAATTTGCCATGGACGAGGCGGAAATAGCGCGGGCTATCGACAGCGCGCTACGCGAAGCAGAGGTGCGTGGCATAAGGGGCAAAGAAGCCACCCCCTTCTTACTCTCCCAAGTCACTGAAGTCACGGGTGGCCAGAGCCTTAACGCAAATATGGAGTTAATCTACAACAATGCCGCGGTCGGTGCCCAAATTGCCGCCGAACTGGCCGCACTGCGCTTTCCGCGACAAAAAGAACCGTCCCTTTTGTCGGATGTTGAGGCCTTTATCGAGATACCCAAGGGTAGCACCAACAAGTATGAATTCTCTACCGAGCGCAATATGTTCTTCCTCGACCGAGCACTATTCTCGCCCATGCATTATCCCGCAGAGTACGGCTTCATCCCTGAAACATTGGCTGACGATGGGGACCCTATGGATATCATGGTGCTGATGATGAACTCTACTTTCCCGGGCTGTGTAATCAGAGCACGCGTTATCGGCATGTTTCTCATGGAGGACGATAAGGGTACCGATGTAAAAGTAATAAGCGTCCCCGTCAATGATCCCCGATTCACCGAAATGACCGATATTTCTCACATGGGTTCTCATCTTAAAAAAGAGTTTGAGCACTTTTTCTCACAGTACAAACAACTAGAGGGCAAGGCCGTCACCGTGCATGGCTGGGCTGACCGTGAGCATGCCATAGCCGAGATTGAGCGAGCCCGCGCCGGATATCTGGAATTTGCCGCACGGCGCTAA
- a CDS encoding ABC transporter ATP-binding protein, which yields MLAVSHLSKVFVSGKKEVKAVDDITFSVSTGEVVGLLGPNGAGKTTTIKSVLGIMLPTAGKISVGGYDPFTHPGAALSRVAAVLEGSRNIYWRMTTWENIVFFAGIHGVSVQREKDYFAHLVDQFRLSDKRHTEVRQLSQGMKQKVAICAVLAKKTPLVFLDEPTVGLDIETSYELRETLKRLAADEGRTLVVSSHDMAVIQDICQRVIIMSGGRIIADDKIADLLAVLRSRTYRLVLDGILAEEAEQALRHSFGNVDLKVEDRQSTLFVNLPQAKMLYDLMDFLRAQQLAVETINQQEVDLERAFLSLVRKEREKCNGTS from the coding sequence TTGCTAGCAGTCAGCCATTTGAGCAAAGTTTTTGTCAGTGGCAAGAAAGAGGTCAAGGCAGTTGACGACATTACCTTTTCAGTTAGCACTGGGGAGGTGGTTGGACTGCTTGGTCCAAACGGGGCCGGTAAGACTACGACCATTAAGTCTGTGCTGGGTATTATGCTGCCCACTGCCGGAAAGATCTCCGTCGGGGGTTACGACCCTTTCACCCATCCGGGCGCGGCCCTTTCGCGGGTGGCAGCGGTGCTTGAGGGCAGCCGTAACATTTACTGGCGCATGACGACATGGGAAAACATAGTCTTTTTCGCGGGCATACATGGAGTCTCTGTGCAGCGGGAGAAGGACTACTTTGCCCACTTAGTAGACCAGTTTAGGTTGTCCGATAAGCGCCACACCGAGGTGCGACAACTCTCTCAGGGTATGAAACAGAAGGTAGCCATCTGCGCTGTTCTCGCCAAGAAAACACCACTCGTGTTCCTCGACGAACCTACCGTAGGGCTAGACATTGAGACCTCTTATGAACTGCGTGAGACCCTTAAGCGCTTAGCCGCTGACGAAGGGCGTACGCTAGTCGTTAGTAGCCATGACATGGCCGTAATTCAAGACATTTGTCAGCGTGTCATCATTATGTCGGGTGGGCGCATCATCGCCGACGATAAGATTGCCGATCTTTTGGCCGTCTTGCGCAGCCGTACCTACAGGTTGGTGCTAGACGGTATTCTGGCCGAAGAAGCCGAACAGGCACTGCGGCATTCTTTTGGCAATGTTGACCTTAAAGTTGAAGATAGGCAGTCAACCCTCTTCGTAAATCTCCCACAGGCCAAGATGTTGTATGACTTAATGGATTTCCTGCGGGCACAGCAGTTAGCCGTAGAAACAATAAATCAGCAGGAAGTAGATCTAGAACGGGCCTTTTTATCCTTAGTGAGAAAGGAGCGCGAGAAATGCAACGGCACCTCGTAG
- a CDS encoding CoA transferase — protein MTLEGIKVLDLSRVLAGPYCTMLLADLGAEVVKVEMPDVGDDARAFGPFLGTESAYFMSINRNKQSITLNLKLPEAQDIFRQMIGQYDILVENFRPGTMEKLGLGYDVLRQINPRLIYAAISGFGHSGPYMHKAAYDVVVQGMGGIMSITGTPEGPPTRVGASIGDINAALFAAIGILAALSHRHVTGLGQMVDVAMLDSQVAVLENAITRYEVSGVVPSRIGNRHPSIAPFTTVQGADEPFVIAIGNDNLWAQFCRLVGRQELIADARFSTNAGRCQNWGVLETLLGDIFALRPAKEWLALLDGAGIPCGPINAIDKVLLDPQVAAREMIEEVVHPLAGKLKMAACPIKLSGTPVGKVRRPSPLLGQHTAEVLERDLGLSEAEIRRLKDVGAI, from the coding sequence ATGACATTAGAGGGGATTAAGGTTCTCGACTTATCGCGGGTGCTGGCAGGGCCATATTGCACCATGCTTTTGGCTGATTTAGGTGCCGAGGTGGTCAAAGTAGAGATGCCTGACGTTGGCGACGACGCGCGAGCATTTGGGCCATTTTTGGGCACGGAAAGCGCCTACTTTATGAGCATTAATCGCAATAAGCAGAGCATAACTCTAAACCTCAAATTGCCTGAAGCACAAGACATATTCAGACAAATGATCGGGCAGTACGATATCTTGGTCGAGAACTTTCGCCCGGGGACGATGGAGAAGCTAGGGCTAGGTTACGATGTCTTGCGACAGATAAACCCGCGGCTGATCTATGCCGCCATTTCGGGCTTTGGTCATTCGGGGCCTTACATGCATAAAGCGGCTTACGACGTAGTGGTGCAGGGCATGGGTGGCATCATGAGTATCACCGGTACGCCCGAGGGTCCTCCCACGCGGGTGGGTGCGTCTATCGGCGACATAAACGCGGCGCTATTTGCCGCGATCGGTATTTTGGCAGCACTCAGTCATCGCCATGTTACGGGGCTAGGCCAAATGGTCGATGTCGCCATGCTAGATTCACAGGTGGCTGTTCTAGAGAACGCCATTACGCGGTACGAAGTGAGCGGTGTGGTGCCTAGTCGCATTGGCAACAGGCATCCCTCTATCGCGCCTTTCACCACCGTGCAGGGCGCGGACGAGCCTTTCGTCATAGCCATCGGTAATGATAATTTGTGGGCGCAGTTTTGTCGCCTAGTAGGTAGGCAGGAGCTAATTGCTGATGCACGCTTTAGCACGAACGCGGGGCGGTGTCAAAACTGGGGGGTACTCGAAACGCTACTCGGGGACATTTTCGCCCTACGCCCGGCAAAAGAGTGGCTCGCCCTGCTTGACGGGGCGGGAATACCCTGTGGTCCCATCAACGCTATTGACAAAGTGCTGCTTGACCCGCAGGTGGCGGCGCGTGAGATGATTGAAGAAGTAGTTCACCCCCTTGCCGGCAAGCTGAAAATGGCAGCCTGTCCGATTAAACTTTCGGGCACCCCTGTGGGCAAGGTGCGCAGGCCCTCGCCCTTGCTTGGGCAGCACACGGCCGAGGTACTGGAACGCGATTTAGGGCTGAGCGAGGCCGAGATTAGGCGGCTTAAGGATGTTGGCGCCATTTGA
- a CDS encoding GNAT family N-acetyltransferase, whose product MYEVRSIGQSEFDDAIKLSEYSFKYVLEGEKRQARARFMEDHRILGAYFQGEMVAKLHVIPLAVRLEGQDYRMGGVASISTYPEHRRRGLVHRLIGEAELAMRESGQVLSYLHPFDISFYRRYGYEIINDVRKAVVARQDLFHYQGIPGQVERISSEENISILNLIYHKFAEKYSGMLVRSEKWWHYTKFNNTTFAIYFNEAREPRGYLQYQISGEMLQVDEYVYLDEESRRGLWNFIANHDSMVTRVEITLAGPESMPFLWRNPAAKMEIMPDFMGKVVMVKEFLEQYLAQKHVNLTLGVRDTSVHCNNALFTISPQGVTYSAQEAATLETACQHADGLSMDINAFTAAFLGSQRPEFLHESGLIRGSKRALETLQTLVPKKPCAFLDYF is encoded by the coding sequence GTGTATGAAGTAAGAAGCATCGGTCAGAGCGAATTTGATGATGCCATTAAATTATCAGAATACTCGTTTAAGTATGTTCTGGAGGGCGAGAAGCGGCAAGCGCGGGCGCGTTTCATGGAGGATCATCGTATTTTGGGGGCCTACTTCCAGGGGGAGATGGTAGCTAAGCTCCACGTCATTCCCTTGGCAGTACGCCTAGAGGGGCAGGATTACCGCATGGGTGGTGTGGCTAGCATTTCCACCTATCCCGAACACAGGAGGCGGGGCTTAGTCCATCGGCTGATAGGCGAGGCAGAGCTGGCCATGCGTGAGAGCGGACAGGTGCTTAGCTACCTCCATCCCTTTGACATTAGTTTCTATCGTCGCTATGGCTATGAAATCATCAACGACGTGAGGAAGGCTGTCGTGGCAAGACAAGATCTCTTTCACTATCAAGGTATTCCGGGGCAGGTGGAGAGGATAAGTTCGGAGGAAAATATTAGCATTCTAAATTTGATCTATCATAAATTCGCCGAGAAATACAGTGGCATGCTGGTGCGCTCCGAAAAATGGTGGCATTACACTAAGTTCAACAATACAACTTTCGCCATCTACTTTAACGAAGCCCGCGAACCAAGGGGCTACTTGCAGTATCAAATTAGCGGCGAGATGCTGCAGGTTGACGAGTATGTCTATCTTGACGAAGAGAGCCGGCGGGGTCTGTGGAACTTCATCGCTAATCATGATTCGATGGTCACCAGGGTAGAAATCACTCTCGCTGGCCCTGAATCAATGCCATTTCTCTGGCGCAATCCGGCAGCTAAAATGGAGATTATGCCGGATTTTATGGGCAAGGTGGTCATGGTGAAAGAGTTTTTGGAGCAGTACCTAGCACAAAAGCACGTGAACTTGACTTTGGGCGTGCGTGATACGAGTGTCCACTGTAACAACGCACTCTTTACGATTTCGCCGCAAGGGGTCACGTACTCGGCACAAGAAGCGGCAACGCTTGAGACCGCCTGTCAGCATGCTGATGGTCTGTCTATGGACATCAACGCCTTTACCGCTGCCTTTTTGGGCAGTCAGCGGCCGGAATTTCTGCATGAAAGCGGCTTGATTCGCGGTAGCAAGCGAGCCTTAGAAACCCTGCAGACCCTAGTGCCCAAGAAACCCTGTGCCTTTTTGGATTACTTTTAG